A region of Myxococcus stipitatus DSM 14675 DNA encodes the following proteins:
- a CDS encoding AAA family ATPase, which yields MRIAFSGTHRVGKTTLVEELSDLLPSYTTVEEPYLELEEEGYEFASPPSVEDFEAQLARSIDHLSDTDTGPEVLFDRCPVDFIGYLQAHEDAESFDLDSWLPRVRTALQSLDLIVWVGIEQPDRIALSASEDEDFRLAVDEQLRALLLDDPHALGVEVLVVEGSPRARAKQVLQHVSSHKP from the coding sequence ATGCGCATCGCGTTCTCCGGCACCCACCGCGTGGGGAAGACCACCCTCGTCGAGGAACTCTCCGACCTCCTCCCCTCCTACACGACGGTGGAAGAGCCCTATCTCGAGCTGGAGGAAGAGGGCTACGAGTTCGCGTCGCCTCCCTCGGTCGAGGACTTCGAGGCCCAGCTCGCCCGGTCCATCGACCACCTGAGCGACACCGACACCGGGCCCGAGGTGTTGTTCGACCGCTGCCCCGTGGACTTCATCGGCTACCTGCAAGCCCATGAGGACGCCGAGTCCTTTGACCTGGATTCATGGCTGCCCCGCGTGCGCACCGCCCTCCAGTCGTTGGATTTGATTGTGTGGGTAGGTATCGAGCAGCCGGACCGGATTGCGCTCTCCGCCTCCGAAGACGAGGACTTTCGCCTCGCGGTGGACGAGCAATTGAGGGCGCTCCTCCTCGACGACCCCCATGCCCTGGGCGTGGAGGTGCTCGTGGTCGAAGGCTCTCCGCGCGCTCGCGCGAAACAAGTCCTTCAACACGTCAGCTCACATAAGCCGTAA